The DNA window CACAAAAGGTTCATCCGGTTTGTCAGAAATAATTATTGGCAGTGTGGCTGCAAACGTCATTGAAGAAGCAAAAGCCCCTGTTATTTGTGTACCTGAAAATGCGGTTTTTGAGAAGATTAACGATATTGCTTTTGCCTGTGATTATGAGGAAGTCAACGAGCCTAAGGAAATTGATAGTTTAAAATTCATTGCTAAAAAGTTTAAAGCTCGAATTCATCTGGTCAATGTAAAAGAAAAATCCAAGGCCGGTCATTTTGAAGAAGCCATGTATTTTGAATCTTTGTTTGCTTCGATTCCTCATACCCATAACACATCAAGATTCCGTGATTTTGAAGCGGGAATTAATGACTTTGTTGAAAGTAATAAAGTTGAACTTCTGGCTATTATGCCAAGGAAGAAAAATGTTTTAAAGAAAATATTTGGTTCCAGTCATACAAGAAAAATGGCTTATCATACTAAATTGCCAATGCTTGCTTTTCACGAATAATAAAGTTTGATTATTAATCGTCAAATCCGCAAATAGTTATGATTTTTTCTTTGGCGGTATCAAAATCTAAATAAGGGCTAAAATAATTTCCCATATTCAATCCTCGCACAATAAGGAGCAATGCAATAACAAGCGTGATTGCACTGGATACTTTTTTGTACGAAAACGTAAATCTTTTTTGAATCGCCTGATATGATATCATTGTGGCAACTAGTGCAGGTAATGTTCCCAAACCAAAAAACAGCATAAATAAGGCTGATTCAATGCCATTTCCCAGGGCAATGGCAGAAATCAATGCCAACCATACCAATCCGCATGGTAATAGACCATTAAGTATACCGGTTATATAAAAACCCGAAATTTTATTTTGATTGATATAATTGCCAATGTTTTTCTTTACCCAGTTTTCAAAAAGATAATAGCGCTTCATAAACAGGCTATTCCTGAATAGCATTGGAATGAAAAGCACCATAATCAGCATAACACCTAAGCCAATGCTAAAATACTGTTGAATTCCAGCCAAATTGAATGAAAACCCAATAAATCCTAATATTAGACCTAAAAAGAAATAAGTACTGAGACGCCCGCTTTGATATACTATTCTGGCTAGCCAGGTTCTAAATCCACCAAAACGGCCATAAGGCATTGCAAGTGCAAGTGGTCCACACATTCCAATGCAATGTGCACTACCTAAAAAGCCCATGGTTAATGCGGCAATTAACATTTACGGAATATTTAATACCTGTTCTGAGTAATATTCATCAGATTCGGCGCTCCATTCTATTTTTATGCGCCATAAGCCTGATTTTAAACCCTTATAAGAGATCAATTGAAGGCCATTTTCATCCGTTAACAATTGGATTTTTTGGTCTTCACCGGCATTTGAAGGTCTAAAAAGATGAACAAGACCATGTTCAATTTTATCATTAAATTTTAGAACAATACTTGATAATTCCCTATCCAATCTTATTTCAAGGGCACCAGCCTCAAAATTATTGGTCATTTGATCTATACGATCCTGATATTCGATTTCCTTCTGATAATAGTTTTCATCCACCAGATCAATGTTTTCCCTCATGGCAATTGTTACCATAGTAGCCATTATTCCGGCAAATACGATTAATGAGATCAGCAGCTTGTTTCCCCAGTTCATTCTCATTGCGATATAATTCTTACAGGTCCCAAAAAGTTCGTTTTATCTCTTGTTAAGACTACATCTCCTTCTAAAACCAGAATATTGACCTTATTTTTCATTTCAGTAATGTTTTTCTCTTCTGTTTCAATAAAAAATACACTTTCAACCGAACCTTGAGCAGGAACAATGATTTCATCCCCTCCGATTATTTTGATTTCACCCTCAAAGCCTTCTCCAAGCTCAATTCTAACAGATTTTTCAATAAAGGTTTTGTTGACAATCTGAAGGTTAAAGAGATTACTGATTTTACCATCATCGGTTTTTTGATAAAGTTGTCCCGGTACCCTCATTACAGTAGTTTCAACATCCGTTCTTGTGGTGGTGAAAAAACCAAAAGCTCCCAGGAGTACAAGTAAAACCAATGAGTATGCGGCTACTCTAGCAGTGAATTTGAATGGAATTTTGTTTTCAATACCCAGAATGGAATCAAATCTTATGAGTCCCCTCGGTCTTTTTATTTTATCCATCACAGAATTACATTCATCAATGCAGGCAGTGCAATTAATACATTCCATCTGTGTTCCATTTCGAATATCTATACCCGTAGGACAAACATGAACACATAATTTACAATCTATACAATCACCTATCTGAGTGTTATCTTCTCCTTTTTTAATTTTTCCTCTAGGTTCTCCGCGATTATAATCATAAGCTACGACCATGGATTCTTTATTCAACAATACGCCTTGTAGTCGACCATAAGGACAAATAACAGTACAAACAATTTCCCGTACCTGACTAAAAACCAAATAGAAAATACCGGTAAATATTACCAAACCGGAAAAACCGGCCAAATTGTCTAAAGGGTTGGAACTTATCAATTCTAATACTCGTGGCATGCCCACTAAATAGGCCATTACTACATGTCCAAAAAATATTGACAAGAAGATGAAAAACAAATGTTTTAATCCTTTTTTTCTGATTTTTTCAGCATTCCAGGGCATGCTGTTCAATTTCATTTGCTGTCTGTAATCTCCTTCGAAAAAGTATTCTATTTTGCGAAATACCAATTCCATAAACAAGGTCTGCGGGCAGGTCCAGCCACAAAATACCCTTCCGTATACCACGGTAAAGAGTATTATGGAAACCATTAGTGTTAAGACGCCTATGACAATGATAAAAATATCCTGTGGCCAGTAAACCTGTCCAAAAAAAATGAATTTGCGATCAAATATATTGACAAGGAAAAATGGTTTTCCATTGTATTGGATAAATGGAAGAGCCACGAATGTTAACAAAATGGTATAGCCTAGGATTAACCTGTAGCGATGCCATTTTCCCGAAGGCATTTTAGGAAAAATCCATCTTCTTTTATTATCATCATTTACTGTAGAAGGCGTATTTCTAAACTTATCGTAAAGTTCTTCTTCGAAATAGGCAGATTTCGGTTCGCCCATGCAATTTTTTTTTAAAACCTTTACAAATCTAAAAGGGCGGTAAATAGTTAATTATGACATTCATCAGTTTAGGAAATGATGGATTAAAACCATTATGATAAAGGCAATTCCCGGTGATTTACAAAACTCAATTAAAAGTTATTTAGAGTCTTTTTTCAAATCTGATATCAAGCTTAAAGATTTTAAATTCAGCTCCGGAGGCTGTATAAATAAAACAGGTATCTTAAAAACAAGTAAAGGTGACTATTTCATTAAATGGAATACAAAGAAATTGTTCCCTAATATGTTTAAAAGAGAACTTATGGGTTTAAACTTATTGATTTCAGCCAAACACAATTTGAAAGTGCCCAAACCAATTTTAGCAGGAGAAGATAAAGATCATATTTTTTTAATTCTTGAAAATATAATACCGGCACACCCCAGCTTTAATTTTTGGGAAAATCTTGGGCATGGTTTAGCTGAACTACATCAGAATTCCAATGAACAATACGGTCTTGATTATAATAATTACATAGGCTCATTAAATCAAGTCAATGCTGAATCATCAGATTGGCTTGAGTTTTTTAGAAAAAACAGGATTGAATTTACATTTAAAATGGCCTATGATTCAGGTTTTTTTAGTAAATCAGATCGCATTCAATTAGACAACATGTTTAAGCATCTAAATCAAATCTGCCCTGAAAACATCCGCCCTTCTCTTATTCACGGGGATTTGTGGAGTGGTAATCTTATGGTTGATTCCGAAGGAAACCCTTGTTTAATAGATCCTGCGGTCTATTATGGATTTAGAGAAATAGAAATCGCATTTACTGAATTATTTGGCGGTTATGACACTGTATTCTATGGCAGCTATAATGAACACTGGGCATTGGAAGAAGGCTATTCGGAAAGAAAAGATATCTGGAATCTATACCCACTTCTGGTACATGTAAATTTATTTGGGTATTCATACGCTACTACTGTTAAATCCATATTAGCTCGTTTTCGTTAAAACCGGAATTCAATATTTCAAATAAGATTTGAATTAAATTGTAAAAATTATGAGATTGATCTTTCTCATGAATTGCGCCCTTTTAAAATAGCTCAAAATGAAACATAGAATTTACAGTCTTGAAGATTATCTGAGAAGTTATCGTGAAAGTGTTGAAAACCCGGAAACATTTTGGTCTCAGGTAGCCAATTCCTTTGCATGGCGTAAAAGATGGGATAATGTATTGAGCTGGGACTTTACAAAACCCGAAGTCAAATGGTTTGAAGGAGCAAAACTAAATATAACTGAAAACTGTATTGACCGACATTTGGTTGACAAGGGCGATAAAACTGCGATTATTTGGGAGCCCAATGACCCTAAAGACAAAGCGGTCAAAATCAACTATAATGAACTCTATCAAAAGGTAAATATTTTTGCTAATACACTCAAAAATCTCGGTGTAGGTAAGGGTGACAGGGTATGTATTTATATGCCAATGATCCCCGAATTGGCGATAGCAGTTCTTGCCTGTGCAAGAATAGGAGCGATTCATTCTGTCGTTTTTGCCGGTTTTTCTTCGAATTCACTTGCTGATAGAATCAATGATGCCAGCTGTAAACTGGTTTTAACTGCAGATGGCTCATACCGAGGGGCTAAAACTCTAAATCTCAAAAATATTGTTGACGAAGCGCTGGCAAAATGTTCATCCGTTGAAAAATGTTTGGTCTATAAAAGAACAGGCGACAATATTCAAATGAAGTCCGGACGTGATATTTGGTGGAACGATGCTATAAAAGGTCAAAGCACTGAGTGCAAAGCAGAGGAAATGGATGCGGAAGACATGCTATTCATCCTTTATACTTCTGGTTCAACAGGAAAACCAAAAGGAATGGTTCATACATGTGCCGGTTATATGGTCTATACGACATATACTTTTCTTAATGCTTTTCAATATAAACCTGAAGAGATCTATTGGTGTACTGCAGACATCGGTTGGATTACTGGCCACTCTTATATTGTTTATGGCCCACTTTCTGCCGGAGCCACTACGGTTATGTTTGAAGGAGTACCATCCTGGCCCGA is part of the Hyphobacterium sp. CCMP332 genome and encodes:
- a CDS encoding universal stress protein, whose protein sequence is MKNISKILVPVDFSECSVNALDYALKLSEYTGGMICVLHAYHVPYAFPEAGNAISGETIRNIELNVEEEFDVLKVQFSKYISKFCAFKKVASFGIDAINEELKKDKYDLIVMGTKGSSGLSEIIIGSVAANVIEEAKAPVICVPENAVFEKINDIAFACDYEEVNEPKEIDSLKFIAKKFKARIHLVNVKEKSKAGHFEEAMYFESLFASIPHTHNTSRFRDFEAGINDFVESNKVELLAIMPRKKNVLKKIFGSSHTRKMAYHTKLPMLAFHE
- a CDS encoding sulfite exporter TauE/SafE family protein, yielding MLIAALTMGFLGSAHCIGMCGPLALAMPYGRFGGFRTWLARIVYQSGRLSTYFFLGLILGFIGFSFNLAGIQQYFSIGLGVMLIMVLFIPMLFRNSLFMKRYYLFENWVKKNIGNYINQNKISGFYITGILNGLLPCGLVWLALISAIALGNGIESALFMLFFGLGTLPALVATMISYQAIQKRFTFSYKKVSSAITLVIALLLIVRGLNMGNYFSPYLDFDTAKEKIITICGFDD
- a CDS encoding FixH family protein — encoded protein: MRMNWGNKLLISLIVFAGIMATMVTIAMRENIDLVDENYYQKEIEYQDRIDQMTNNFEAGALEIRLDRELSSIVLKFNDKIEHGLVHLFRPSNAGEDQKIQLLTDENGLQLISYKGLKSGLWRIKIEWSAESDEYYSEQVLNIP
- the ccoG gene encoding cytochrome c oxidase accessory protein CcoG, which codes for MGEPKSAYFEEELYDKFRNTPSTVNDDNKRRWIFPKMPSGKWHRYRLILGYTILLTFVALPFIQYNGKPFFLVNIFDRKFIFFGQVYWPQDIFIIVIGVLTLMVSIILFTVVYGRVFCGWTCPQTLFMELVFRKIEYFFEGDYRQQMKLNSMPWNAEKIRKKGLKHLFFIFLSIFFGHVVMAYLVGMPRVLELISSNPLDNLAGFSGLVIFTGIFYLVFSQVREIVCTVICPYGRLQGVLLNKESMVVAYDYNRGEPRGKIKKGEDNTQIGDCIDCKLCVHVCPTGIDIRNGTQMECINCTACIDECNSVMDKIKRPRGLIRFDSILGIENKIPFKFTARVAAYSLVLLVLLGAFGFFTTTRTDVETTVMRVPGQLYQKTDDGKISNLFNLQIVNKTFIEKSVRIELGEGFEGEIKIIGGDEIIVPAQGSVESVFFIETEEKNITEMKNKVNILVLEGDVVLTRDKTNFLGPVRIISQ
- a CDS encoding fructosamine kinase family protein is translated as MIKAIPGDLQNSIKSYLESFFKSDIKLKDFKFSSGGCINKTGILKTSKGDYFIKWNTKKLFPNMFKRELMGLNLLISAKHNLKVPKPILAGEDKDHIFLILENIIPAHPSFNFWENLGHGLAELHQNSNEQYGLDYNNYIGSLNQVNAESSDWLEFFRKNRIEFTFKMAYDSGFFSKSDRIQLDNMFKHLNQICPENIRPSLIHGDLWSGNLMVDSEGNPCLIDPAVYYGFREIEIAFTELFGGYDTVFYGSYNEHWALEEGYSERKDIWNLYPLLVHVNLFGYSYATTVKSILARFR
- the acs gene encoding acetate--CoA ligase is translated as MKHRIYSLEDYLRSYRESVENPETFWSQVANSFAWRKRWDNVLSWDFTKPEVKWFEGAKLNITENCIDRHLVDKGDKTAIIWEPNDPKDKAVKINYNELYQKVNIFANTLKNLGVGKGDRVCIYMPMIPELAIAVLACARIGAIHSVVFAGFSSNSLADRINDASCKLVLTADGSYRGAKTLNLKNIVDEALAKCSSVEKCLVYKRTGDNIQMKSGRDIWWNDAIKGQSTECKAEEMDAEDMLFILYTSGSTGKPKGMVHTCAGYMVYTTYTFLNAFQYKPEEIYWCTADIGWITGHSYIVYGPLSAGATTVMFEGVPSWPDMGRFWEVVEKHKINIFYTAPTAIRALEKADISFVKKHDLSSLRVLGTVGEPINEEAWHWYHDHIGNNKCPIVDTWWQTETGGFMISPVAGITPTKPSYATLPLPGIQPSIVDENGLEIEGNGVQGRLCIKFPWPSIARTIYGDHERFKQTYFSVFDNKYFTGDGSRRDEDGYYRITGRVDDVIIVSGHNLGTAEIENAIDEHENVAETAVVGFPHDIKGNAVYAFVATYENPKDENQLRHEILELVSRTIGPIAKPEKIQIVPDLPKTRSGKIMRRILRKIAEKESSDLGDISTLLNPEVVEIIKKGAL